Proteins from a single region of Rhea pennata isolate bPtePen1 chromosome 4, bPtePen1.pri, whole genome shotgun sequence:
- the USP46 gene encoding ubiquitin carboxyl-terminal hydrolase 46 isoform X1 has translation MWCPSMPCAGNATHTIHLPRRTEPTSRGTNASALEKDIGPEQFPINEHYFGLVNFGNTCYCNSVLQALYFCRPFRENVLSYKAQQKKKENLLTCLADLFHSIATQKKKVGVIPPKKFISRLRKENDLFDNYMQQDAHEFLNYLLNTIADILQEEKKQEKQNGKLKNGNMNETEDNNKQELTWVHEIFQGTLTNETRCLNCETVSSKDEDFLDLSVDVEQNTSITHCLRDFSNTETLCSEQKYYCETCCSKQEAQKRMRVKKLPMILALHLKRFKYMEQLHRYTKLSYRVVFPLELRLFNTSGDAVNLDRMYDLVAVVVHCGSGPNRGHYITIVKSHGFWLLFDDDIVEKIDAQAIEEFYGLTSDISKNSESGYILFYQSRE, from the exons GGCACCAATGCCTCTGCTCTGGAAAAAGACATTGGTCCAGAGCAGTTTCCAATCAATGAGCACTATTTTGGATTGGTCAAT TTTGGGAACACCTGCTACTGTAACTCCGTGCTGCAGGCATTATATTTTTGCCGGCCGTTTCGGGAAAATGTGTTGTCATACAAGGcccaacagaaaaagaaggaaaatctcTTGACTTGCCTGGCAGATCTTTTCCACAGTATTGCtactcagaagaagaaagttggAGTTATTCCACCAAAGAAGTTCATATCAAGGTTACGAAAAGAGAACG ATCTCTTTGACAACTATATGCAGCAGGATGCACATGAGTTTTTAAATTACTTGCTGAACACCATCGCAGACATTTTgcaggaggagaagaaacaggaaaagcaaaatggaaaactgaaaaatggcAACATGAATGAAACAGAAGACAACAATAAACAAGAACTCACCTGGGTGCATGAGATTTTTCAGGGAACACTGACTAACGAAACTAGATGTTTGAACTGTGAAACT GTTAGCAGCAAAGATGAAGATTTTCTTGACCTTTCTGTTGATGTGGAGCAGAATACATCAATTACACATTGTCTAAG agaCTTCAGTAACACAGAGACATTATGTAGTGAACAGAAATACTACTGTGAAACTTGCTGCAGTAAACAAGAGGCACAGAAAAG GATGAGAGTAAAAAAGCTGCCAATGATTCTTGCCTTACACCTCAAGAGGTTCAAGTACATGGAACAATTACACAGATACACTAAGCTGTCTTATCGTGTAGTGTTTCCTCTGGAGTTGCGCCTCTTCAACACATCTGGTGATGCTGTCAACCTGGATCGGATGTATGACTTGGTGGCTGTTGTTGTTCACTGCGGGAG tGGACCGAATCGGGGGCATTATATTACTATAGTGAAAAGTCATGGATTTTGGCTCTTGTTTGATGATGACATTGTAGAG aaaatagaCGCTCAAGCTATTGAAGAATTCTATGGTCTGACCTCTGACATATCAAAAAATTCTGAGTCTGGTTATATTTTATTCTATCAGTCAAGAGAGTGA
- the USP46 gene encoding ubiquitin carboxyl-terminal hydrolase 46 isoform X2, whose amino-acid sequence MTVRNIASICNMGTNASALEKDIGPEQFPINEHYFGLVNFGNTCYCNSVLQALYFCRPFRENVLSYKAQQKKKENLLTCLADLFHSIATQKKKVGVIPPKKFISRLRKENDLFDNYMQQDAHEFLNYLLNTIADILQEEKKQEKQNGKLKNGNMNETEDNNKQELTWVHEIFQGTLTNETRCLNCETVSSKDEDFLDLSVDVEQNTSITHCLRDFSNTETLCSEQKYYCETCCSKQEAQKRMRVKKLPMILALHLKRFKYMEQLHRYTKLSYRVVFPLELRLFNTSGDAVNLDRMYDLVAVVVHCGSGPNRGHYITIVKSHGFWLLFDDDIVEKIDAQAIEEFYGLTSDISKNSESGYILFYQSRE is encoded by the exons GGCACCAATGCCTCTGCTCTGGAAAAAGACATTGGTCCAGAGCAGTTTCCAATCAATGAGCACTATTTTGGATTGGTCAAT TTTGGGAACACCTGCTACTGTAACTCCGTGCTGCAGGCATTATATTTTTGCCGGCCGTTTCGGGAAAATGTGTTGTCATACAAGGcccaacagaaaaagaaggaaaatctcTTGACTTGCCTGGCAGATCTTTTCCACAGTATTGCtactcagaagaagaaagttggAGTTATTCCACCAAAGAAGTTCATATCAAGGTTACGAAAAGAGAACG ATCTCTTTGACAACTATATGCAGCAGGATGCACATGAGTTTTTAAATTACTTGCTGAACACCATCGCAGACATTTTgcaggaggagaagaaacaggaaaagcaaaatggaaaactgaaaaatggcAACATGAATGAAACAGAAGACAACAATAAACAAGAACTCACCTGGGTGCATGAGATTTTTCAGGGAACACTGACTAACGAAACTAGATGTTTGAACTGTGAAACT GTTAGCAGCAAAGATGAAGATTTTCTTGACCTTTCTGTTGATGTGGAGCAGAATACATCAATTACACATTGTCTAAG agaCTTCAGTAACACAGAGACATTATGTAGTGAACAGAAATACTACTGTGAAACTTGCTGCAGTAAACAAGAGGCACAGAAAAG GATGAGAGTAAAAAAGCTGCCAATGATTCTTGCCTTACACCTCAAGAGGTTCAAGTACATGGAACAATTACACAGATACACTAAGCTGTCTTATCGTGTAGTGTTTCCTCTGGAGTTGCGCCTCTTCAACACATCTGGTGATGCTGTCAACCTGGATCGGATGTATGACTTGGTGGCTGTTGTTGTTCACTGCGGGAG tGGACCGAATCGGGGGCATTATATTACTATAGTGAAAAGTCATGGATTTTGGCTCTTGTTTGATGATGACATTGTAGAG aaaatagaCGCTCAAGCTATTGAAGAATTCTATGGTCTGACCTCTGACATATCAAAAAATTCTGAGTCTGGTTATATTTTATTCTATCAGTCAAGAGAGTGA